From Argopecten irradians isolate NY chromosome 2, Ai_NY, whole genome shotgun sequence, the proteins below share one genomic window:
- the LOC138316269 gene encoding GDNF-inducible zinc finger protein 1-like, whose product MATAEDRKASFGDENQLSAILNELNAQRNISRFCDVILKVSGDQIFAHSNVLAAASPYFASFLGLGQDSPRAFSQKNPQIIEIHIDGSDGDSGYGDAVHRVVDFMYTSNISLNYSVLTPVLEIAKIMQMSKIMEFCDLFQRGEDGVKLKEAQNNRSDASTQSTANYSNRFQPYPHDSNDIMEPPLKTEVKRKRGRPRKNRENVLLDIPKPLEQEELKGDTIELVENEKTEQENLETEEGMFKEDEHSDLFLNVYKLDASVENMNEDEPESTADGRPIRRVRGKRPKHFENYVDSPMGSYNITKTKSGREIYECQDCPYNSEVMYHFRRHRSSHLSASSKYKCDKCDFSTPRLKVLTNHRRNHLHEDNKCSFCDFQADDKEILQVHLEKHSGQYPYFCQYCETKFKTKTQLNIHLPKHLDNKPFVCTECNAGFKWKHALKNHMITHSQTKDHLCDICGFTTAHKSQLKAHRLIHTGNTYKCEVPGCTFQATKRQNLKYHMLTHTHEKPHQCEICGQSFSLVKNMKRHMLLHTNTRQYKCKMCIFSTTRYDKLKDHMLKQHGEGEMPKKRFRLNDYQKNVVPGQGDAIKFDELGDGEVISNIVHVENTMSTAECKIDENSSGDQQIFITNPAGEQFPITLTRIDNMEGVNTGCYQAIQLVAHVE is encoded by the coding sequence atggcgACAGCGGAGGACAGAAAGGCGTCCTTTGGAGATGAAAACCAACTTTCGGCAATACTCAACGAGTTAAATGCACAGAGAAACATATCACGGTTTTGTGATGTTATTCTAAAAGTAAGTGGTGATCAGATATTCGCTCATTCCAATGTACTGGCTGCAGCAAGTCCTTATTTTGCATCATTCCTCGGCCTAGGACAGGATTCGCCACGGGCATTTTCTCAGAAAAATCCACAAATCATTGAGATTCACATCGATGGTAGCGACGGAGACAGCGGTTACGGAGATGCCGTTCACAGAGTTGTTGACTTCATGTATACGAGTAACATTAGTCTGAATTACAGTGTTCTTACACCTGTTTTGGAAATTGCCAAAATAATGCAAATGAGCAAAATCATGGAATTCTGTGATTTATTTCAACGAGGCGAAGATGGAGTTAAACTAAAAGAAGCACAAAACAACAGAAGTGACGCAAGCACACAGTCAACTGCGAATTATTCCAACCGATTTCAACCTTATCCTCATGATTCAAATGATATTATGGAGCCTCCATTGAAAACAGAGGTAAAACGAAAAAGGGGTAGACCAAGGAAAAATCGCGAAAATGTTCTATTAGATATTCCAAAACCATTGGAGCAAGAGGAATTGAAGGGGGATACAATAGAATTGGTGGAAAATGAAAAAACAGAGCAAGAAAATTTAGAGACAGAGGAAGGAATGTTTAAAGAAGACGAACATTCAgacttatttttaaatgtttacaaactTGATGCTTCAGTTGAGAACATGAATGAAGACGAACCTGAAAGTACAGCTGACGGTAGACCAATTAGAAGGGTACGTGGTAAAAGACCAAAACACTTTGAAAACTATGTGGATAGTCCCATGGGTAGTTACaacattacaaaaacaaaatctggGAGAGAAATCTATGAATGTCAGGATTGTCCGTACAATTCTGAAGTGATGTACCATTTCCGGAGACATCGCTCTTCCCATTTGAGTGCTAGTTCCAAATACAAGTGTGACAAATGTGACTTTTCTACCCCAAGACTCAAAGTTCTTACCAATCACCGCCGAAACCATTTGCATGAAGACAATAAATGCAGCTTTTGTGATTTTCAGGCTGATGAcaaggaaatattgcaagtacatctTGAAAAGCATTCTGGACAATATCCATATTTTTGCCAATACTGTGAAACGAAATTCAAAACGAAAACCCAACTGAATATTCATCTTCCAAAACATTTGGACAACAAACCATTTGTATGCACAGAATGTAATGCTGGATTTAAATGGAAGCATGCACTGAAGAATCACATGATCACTCACAGTCAAACGAAGGACCATCTATGTGATATTTGTGGATTCACCACAGCACACAAAAGCCAGTTAAAAGCACATAGACTAATACATACAGGTAATACGTACAAGTGTGAAGTTCCTGGTTGTACATTCCAAGCAACAAAGCGACAAAACTTGAAGTATCACATGTTGACACATACCCACGAGAAACCCCACCAATGTGAGATATGTGGACAAAGCTTTTCTTTGGTTAAAAATATGAAGAGACACATGCTGCTTCATACAAACACCAGACAATATAAGTGTAAGATGTGCATATTTTCCACGACGCGGTACGACAAACTCAAAGATCATATGTTAAAACAGCATGGAGAGGGAGAAATGCCAAAAAAGAGGTTCAGGTTAAATGATTATCAGAAAAATGTGGTTCCTGGCCAGGGTGATGCTATCAAGTTTGACGAGCTTGGAGACGGGGAAGTGATATCAAACATTGTTCATGTGGAAAACACCATGAGTACAGCAGAATgcaaaattgatgaaaattcctctggggaccaacagaTCTTCATTACAAACCCTGCTGGAGAGCAGTTCCCCATAACTCTAACCAGGATTGATAATATGGAAGGAGTCAACACTGGCTGTTACCAAGCTATCCAGTTAGTGGCACATGTTGAGTAA